The Papaver somniferum cultivar HN1 unplaced genomic scaffold, ASM357369v1 unplaced-scaffold_18, whole genome shotgun sequence genome includes a window with the following:
- the LOC113337830 gene encoding pentatricopeptide repeat-containing protein At1g06710, mitochondrial-like, with the protein MIKRGFTMIICQSLTVVSFRSNAFRKCFCRRAFCSSSSSWQEDNLNGLNDPFDVRAPLIPRDAEGQIASQENASVSIEDFAFLNNTYAGEGLKCGLGSSSKYSKQAISIFHEIVNNNGDDLFGDKTQKFLRHFRGKLKDSLVIEVLQLLKLRPEVGVKFFIWAARQIGYTHTPATYAALLVTLGVEDNDSSNNKNNYVRVPEHLLLEIRDDGDKVILGKLLNFLIQKCCRNGYWNAALEELGRFKDFGYKPSMVTYNAILQVLLKADRLDAACLLHREMSNSGIGVDGLTLGSFARSLCKFGRWQEALGIIEKEDYIYDAVIYTKMISGLCEASLFEEAMEFLHRMRSNNCVPNVITYRTLLDGCLRKRQLGRCKRILSMMIPEGCYPNPSMFNSLVHAYCSSGDYSYAYKVLKKMVVCGCQPGYVVYNILIGGICGNDESPSLELVELAEKAYNEMIDAGCVLNKVNVGHFTRCLCVVGKFEKAFAVIHELMTKGFIPDNSTYAKVISFLCEASKIEMAFQVFQEMKNNGVVPDVYTYTIMIDSFCKVGLVQQARNLFDEMVRDGCSPNVVTYTTIIHAYLKARRVSDANELFEDMLSAGCVPNVVTYTVLIDGHCKAGDVKKACQIYSRMGGNGDMPDVSQYFRVDGNNPTEPNVFTYGALVDGLCKAHKVSEARDLFEAMSGEGCEPNDVVHDALIDGLCKAGKLDEAQEVFAKMSECGHSPSVYTYSSLIDRLFKDKRVDLAMKVLSKMLENSCSPTVVTYTEMVDGLCKVGKTEEAYKLFVLMENKGCRPNVVTYTAMIDGFGKVGDINMCLKLFRQMSAKGCAPNFITYRVLIDHCCAAGHLDEGHELLQEMKQTCWPAHVTGYRKVIEGFNREFISSLGLLDVMVADGSLPIVPAYRILVHSFCKAGRLDVALDLYKELVTVSGGLGHTHNLYASLIESLSLAFKVDEAFGLYVDMTRRGYIPDISVFFNLIKGLTKVNKWDEALQLSDSICQMDINYIPGVEET; encoded by the coding sequence ATGATCAAACGAGGGTTTACAATGATTATCTGTCAGTCTCTTACAGTCGTTAGTTTCCGCTCCAATGCATTCAGAAAGTGTTTCTGTAGAAGAGCGTTTTGCAGCTCCTCCTCTTCATGGCAAGAAGACAATCTGAATGGGTTAAATGACCCTTTTGATGTCCGGGCCCCTTTAATTCCACGAGATGCTGAAGGACAAATTGCCTCTCAAGAAAATGCTTCTGTTTCTATAGAGGATTTTGCATTCTTGAATAACACATATGCTGGAGAAGGTTTAAAATGTGGCTTGGGTTCATCAAGTAAGTACTCTAAACAAGCTATTTCGATTTTTCATGAGATTGTTAATAATAATGGTGATGACCTTTTTGGAGACAAAACACAAAAGTTTCTCAGGCACTTTAGAGGAAAACTTAAAGATTCTTTAGTAATAGAAGTTCTACAGCTATTGAAGCTTCGTCCGGAAGTGGGAGTTAAGTTCTTCATTTGGGCCGCCAGACAAATTGGGTATACCCACACGCCAGCCACCTATGCTGCTTTGTTGGTCACTTTAGGGGTTGAAGATAATGATAGTAGTAACAATAAGAACAATTATGTTAGAGTTCCTGAACATCTCCTTTTAGAGATTAGAGATGATGGTGACAAAGTAATCCTGGGAAAGTTACTGAATTTTTTGATTCAGAAATGCTGCCGAAATGGGTATTGGAACGCAGCGCTAGAGGAGCTTGGGAGGTTCAAGGATTTCGGATATAAACCGTCTATGGTGACTTATAATGCTATACTTCAGGTCCTTCTCAAGGCCGACCGGTTGGATGCTGCTTGTCTGCTTCACAGGGAAATGTCAAATTCCGGTATTGGTGTGGATGGTTTGACGTTGGGTAGCTTCGCTCGATCTCTGTGTAAGTTTGGGCGGTGGCAAGAAGCTCTAGGAATCATTGAAAAGGAAGACTACATATACGATGCAGTAATTTACACGAAAATGATCAGTGGGTTATGTGAAGCTTCACTTTTTGAAGAAGCTATGGAGTTTTTGCATAGGATGAGGTCTAACAATTGTGTACCGAACGTAATAACTTATAGGACGTTGCTTGATGGGTGTTTGAGGAAAAGACAGCTAGGTAGGTGTAAAAGAATCCTTAGTATGATGATTCCAGAGGGTTGTTACCCGAATCCCTCGATGTTTAATTCTCTTGTTCATGCATATTGCAGTTCAGGAGACTATTCTTACGCCTACAAGGTACTCAAAAAGATGGTGGTTTGTGGTTGCCAGCCGGGTTATGTAGTTTATAATATCTTAATTGGGGGTATTTGTGGAAATGATGAATCACCTAGTTTAGAATTAGTGGAGTTGGCTGAAAAGGCTTATAATGAAATGATTGATGCTGGATGCGTGCTGAATAAGGTAAATGTTGGCCATTTCACTAGGTGTCTTTGTGTGGTTGGAAAGTTCGAAAAGGCGTTTGCGgttattcatgaattgatgaCTAAAGGCTTCATACCGGACAATAGTACATATGCCAAGGTTATTAGTTTCCTGTGTGAAGCCTCCAAGATTGAAATGGCCTTCCAAGTTTTCCAAGAAATGAAAAACAATGGTGTTGTTCCTGATGTTTATACGTATACAATTATGATTGATAGTTTCTGTAAAGTAGGTCTTGTTCAGCAGGCTAGGAATTTGTTCGACGAAATGGTAAGAGATGGCTGTTCTCCTAATGTGGTCACATATACCACAATTATACACGCTTATCTTAAAGCAAGGAGAGTGTCCGATGCAAATGAACTTTTCGAGGATATGTTGTCAGCTGGTTGTGTTCCGAATGTTGTCACATACACAGTTTTGATTGACGGTCACTGTAAGGCTGGTGATGTCAAGAAGGCTTGTCAGATTTATTCAAGAATGGGAGGAAATGGAGATATGCCAGATGTTAGTCAGTACTTTAGGGTTGATGGAAATAATCCAACAGAACCTAATGTTTTTACATATGGAGCATTAGTGGATGGTTTGTGCAAAGCCCATAAAGTGTCCGAGGCTCGTGACTTGTTCGAAGCGATGTCAGGAGAAGGATGTGAGCCGAATGATGTTGTTCATGATGCTCTTATTGATGGGCTCTGCAAGGCTGGAAAATTAGATGAAGCGCAAGAGGTTTTTGCAAAGATGTCAGAATGTGGGCACAGTCCAAGTGTTTACACATACAGCTCTTTGATTGATAGACTGTTCAAAGACAAGAGGGTTGACTTAGCTATGAAGGTCTTATCCAAGATGTTAGAAAATTCTTGCTCCCCTACTGTGGTTACATATACAGAAATGGTGGACGGACTTTGTAAGGTAGGAAAGACCGAGGAAGCGTATAAACTTTTCGTATTGATGGAAAATAAGGGGTGCCGTCCAAATGTTGTGACTTACACTGCAATGATAGATGGATTTGGGAAAGTGGGTGATATCAACATGTGCCTTAAACTTTTCAGACAGATGAGTGCAAAGGGCTGTGCTCCAAATTTTATAACATACAGGGTCTTGATAGACCATTGTTGTGCGGCAGGACATCTGGATGAGGGTCATGAACTTCTACAGGAGATGAAGCAGACTTGCTGGCCAGCACATGTGACAGGTTATCGTAAGGTTATCGAAGGTTTTAATAGAGAGTTTATTAGCTCACTTGGTCTTTTAGACGTGATGGTAGCAGATGGTTCCTTGCCGATAGTTCCTGCTTACAGGATTTTGGTTCACAGCTTCTGCAAGGCTGGAAGGCTGGACGTGGCTTTGGATTTGTATAAAGAACTCGTAACAGTTTCGGGTGGCTTAGGGCATACCCATAATTTGTATGCTTCTCTAATTGAGAGTCTTTCTCTAGCTTTCAAGGTTGATGAAGCTTTTGGTTTGTATGTAGACATGACAAGGAGGGGTTATATTCCAGATATAAGTGTTTTTTTTAATCTCATTAAAGGCCTTACCAAAGTTAACAAGTGGGATGAGGCGCTTCAACTTTCAGATAGTATATGTCAGATGGACATCAATTATATTCCTGGGGTGGAAGAAACATAG